A single region of the Methanococcoides sp. AM1 genome encodes:
- a CDS encoding branched-chain amino acid transporter permease has protein sequence MMEEPAHLLVVTAVVAVATFATRVLPFIFFNTRAPPGILSTIEKNLPPMILLLLVIYCLKDVQWLYAPYGVPEIFTIAAVMGLHLWKRNAMLSIFAGTGLYMLLVQLDVFSVIF, from the coding sequence ATGATGGAAGAGCCGGCGCATTTACTTGTTGTCACAGCCGTAGTAGCAGTGGCCACCTTCGCAACAAGAGTTCTTCCTTTCATATTCTTTAATACGAGAGCTCCACCCGGGATACTCTCTACTATTGAGAAGAACCTCCCTCCGATGATCCTCTTACTGCTTGTGATCTACTGCCTGAAGGACGTACAGTGGCTTTATGCTCCATACGGAGTCCCGGAGATATTCACCATAGCAGCGGTCATGGGCCTGCATCTGTGGAAACGCAATGCAATGCTCAGTATTTTTGCAGGAACAGGGCTGTATATGTTGCTGGTTCAGCTGGATGTTTTTTCAGTTATATTTTGA
- a CDS encoding calcium/sodium antiporter — translation MYELVILLIGLAGLMVGAELVIKAALTIAEHYKISHAFIGLTLLTLGTNLPELVISVTGSIQRSMGTETSGLIIGDSIGSCFGQIGITMGIVGMFGVLTLTKHELSRDGVMMLVSVALLFLTGLDGTLSRTDGLIFLAVYAIYFFLLYREEEVSQKFKSAPPLYFTRTILSISAGFTILIISSYAVLNNALYLADMWGISQSFIGIVLIGLGTSLPELALSWSSIRKKAVNLSVFNLIGSNIFDILFTLGVGSLISNFIVSEDLVRFDIPALFFVSLLVLLFFRRHMQLKKNEAFVLILLYVGYIGVKIYSL, via the coding sequence ATGTATGAACTTGTAATCTTATTGATCGGACTGGCAGGTCTGATGGTAGGTGCTGAACTGGTCATCAAAGCAGCCCTGACCATCGCAGAACACTACAAGATCTCACATGCATTCATCGGTCTTACACTATTAACTCTGGGAACCAACCTGCCGGAACTTGTCATTAGCGTGACCGGTTCTATCCAGCGTTCAATGGGAACTGAAACATCCGGACTTATCATTGGTGATTCCATAGGCTCCTGCTTTGGCCAGATAGGCATAACAATGGGCATTGTCGGCATGTTCGGGGTTCTGACCTTAACAAAACATGAACTGTCCAGGGATGGAGTTATGATGCTCGTCTCCGTTGCCCTTCTGTTCCTGACCGGTCTGGATGGCACACTCAGCCGGACAGATGGCCTGATCTTCCTCGCGGTTTATGCGATCTATTTCTTTTTGTTATACAGGGAAGAAGAGGTCAGCCAAAAGTTTAAGAGTGCTCCACCATTGTACTTTACACGGACGATCCTTTCCATAAGTGCCGGTTTTACTATCCTGATAATATCATCCTATGCAGTTCTGAACAACGCACTATACCTGGCAGATATGTGGGGAATATCACAATCCTTCATCGGCATCGTACTTATCGGACTGGGAACCTCATTGCCGGAACTGGCACTCTCATGGAGCAGTATCAGGAAAAAAGCTGTTAACCTGTCCGTTTTCAACCTGATCGGAAGCAACATATTCGACATCCTGTTCACCCTTGGGGTAGGCAGCCTGATAAGCAATTTTATCGTAAGCGAAGATCTGGTCAGGTTTGACATCCCGGCCCTGTTCTTCGTTTCACTGCTGGTCCTGTTGTTCTTCAGAAGACACATGCAGTTGAAGAAGAATGAGGCTTTTGTGTTGATATTGCTTTATGTGGGTTATATTGGCGTGAAGATCTATAGTTTGTAA
- a CDS encoding DUF5830 family protein produces the protein MKHPKTIQKGLDYIVAMDATELSPLETRELLRKTVTKRFEIIDQIMSAARKEGIITDKDGMCHFTYESHDLEFYKPKIIHSTEINNCRCCGKNMKESYYIKLRSGLLGPYGSKCVRKLYLDYLFE, from the coding sequence ATGAAACATCCAAAGACTATCCAAAAAGGACTTGACTATATCGTAGCAATGGATGCAACGGAATTATCTCCACTTGAGACCAGAGAGCTGCTGCGTAAAACTGTGACCAAACGTTTTGAGATCATCGATCAGATAATGTCAGCTGCCAGAAAAGAAGGCATCATAACTGATAAAGATGGCATGTGCCACTTCACTTATGAGTCACACGACCTGGAATTTTACAAACCCAAAATAATACACTCAACAGAGATCAACAACTGTAGATGCTGTGGAAAGAACATGAAAGAAAGCTACTACATCAAATTAAGGTCCGGGTTGCTTGGTCCATACGGTTCCAAATGTGTCAGGAAGCTTTATCTGGACTATTTGTTTGAATGA
- a CDS encoding S8 family serine peptidase — protein MDLQNWKLTLLTVCLLITGMVIPVSAFTPSVDAQHDIYDELTIDIPKNDLYVPGEIIVKFTPGLSEEKIANINAMNGAKVKYTSQYAGFKVLKIPENRNAEKMVEMYTKNPNVEYAVPNAIMTAFSVNDSFYSYQWNLYSTYGINVEPAWEITTGDGVVVAVLDTGVAQNAPDLADTNFVSGYDFINGDNDPSDDHSHGTHVAGTIAQSTNNGIGVAGVAYDCSIMPVKVLGADGSGNLAQLVDGIYFATDNGADVISMSLGYPPRYYPGVALDNALEYADEHGVTIVAAAGNDGTRFVSYPAAYEKCIAVGATGYDGNLAPYSNYGPGLDVVAPGGNTGQDLNNDGYGDGILQNTFDPSTQIFSYYFFQGTSMATPHVSGVAALLISQGASNDEVRTALESTAMDLGKSGWDTAYGYGLIDAKAALDSLNTVPPENIAPTASVGGPYSGVVETPIQFSGSGSTDPDGTIVSYDWDFGDGNFSSEIDPTHAYGLAGDYIVTLTVTDDDVTTDTASTTVTVTTATEPTETSISIVSVDPITRTAGRNTFVSAKAVVSIEPDVAGNTITGFWSEATNDDESSLTNGSGTLTFYSDEVKYKKGTLTFTFNVDGSTLSTSYTQ, from the coding sequence ATGGATTTACAAAATTGGAAACTTACTCTATTGACCGTTTGCTTGTTGATCACAGGGATGGTAATTCCAGTCTCTGCGTTCACGCCATCGGTTGATGCTCAACATGACATTTATGACGAATTGACTATAGACATACCAAAAAATGACCTATACGTACCTGGCGAAATAATTGTCAAGTTCACCCCTGGCCTTTCAGAAGAAAAGATCGCAAATATAAATGCCATGAACGGGGCTAAAGTAAAATACACAAGCCAGTATGCCGGTTTCAAGGTGCTGAAGATTCCTGAGAACAGGAACGCCGAAAAGATGGTCGAGATGTACACCAAAAATCCGAATGTTGAATATGCGGTCCCAAATGCTATCATGACGGCTTTTTCTGTAAATGATTCCTTTTACTCATACCAATGGAATTTATACAGTACATATGGGATCAATGTTGAACCTGCATGGGAAATTACCACTGGAGATGGTGTTGTCGTAGCTGTGCTTGATACCGGAGTTGCCCAAAATGCTCCGGACCTTGCAGATACAAACTTTGTTTCTGGATATGATTTCATCAATGGAGATAATGATCCAAGCGATGATCACTCCCATGGGACCCACGTTGCAGGAACCATTGCACAGAGCACCAACAATGGAATTGGGGTAGCAGGAGTTGCATATGATTGCTCCATCATGCCCGTAAAAGTGCTTGGTGCTGACGGAAGTGGAAACCTTGCTCAGTTGGTGGATGGAATATACTTTGCAACCGATAATGGTGCAGATGTTATAAGCATGAGCCTTGGTTACCCACCTAGGTATTACCCTGGTGTGGCCTTAGACAATGCACTTGAATATGCAGACGAACATGGTGTTACCATTGTAGCTGCTGCAGGTAATGACGGAACACGTTTCGTTAGCTACCCTGCTGCTTACGAGAAATGTATTGCAGTCGGAGCAACCGGTTATGATGGAAACTTAGCACCATATTCGAATTATGGGCCGGGACTTGATGTGGTAGCACCTGGTGGTAATACGGGACAGGACCTGAACAACGATGGATATGGAGACGGCATACTTCAGAACACTTTTGACCCAAGCACCCAGATATTTAGTTACTACTTCTTCCAGGGTACTTCCATGGCAACACCACATGTTTCAGGTGTTGCAGCTTTATTGATCTCTCAGGGTGCTTCCAACGATGAAGTTAGAACTGCACTTGAATCAACTGCAATGGATCTTGGAAAAAGCGGCTGGGACACAGCCTATGGCTATGGTCTTATTGATGCAAAGGCTGCACTGGACTCACTGAACACCGTACCTCCTGAGAATATAGCTCCAACTGCTTCTGTAGGTGGGCCATATAGTGGTGTTGTAGAAACCCCGATACAATTCTCTGGTTCAGGATCAACAGATCCGGATGGAACGATCGTTTCTTATGACTGGGACTTTGGAGATGGAAATTTCAGCAGTGAGATAGACCCAACTCATGCCTATGGCTTAGCTGGAGATTACATAGTAACTCTCACAGTAACAGACGATGATGTTACAACGGACACCGCCAGCACTACAGTCACTGTAACTACTGCTACAGAGCCAACGGAAACATCAATATCTATTGTTAGTGTGGACCCCATAACAAGAACGGCAGGTAGAAACACATTTGTTTCTGCAAAGGCAGTTGTGAGTATAGAACCCGACGTGGCAGGTAATACGATAACCGGATTCTGGAGTGAAGCTACTAATGACGACGAATCCAGCCTGACCAACGGATCGGGAACATTGACTTTTTATTCCGACGAGGTAAAGTACAAAAAGGGAACCTTGACGTTCACATTTAATGTCGATGGTTCAACTTTGTCAACAAGCTATACTCAATAA
- a CDS encoding AzlC family ABC transporter permease has translation MSQQSESLFTSALKTTLPVFLGYIPLGMAFGFLLEGAGYHWIYAPLMSIFIYAGAGQFIAVALLAAGAGLTEFAITTLLINLRHSFYGLSLLEKFSGVGKVKAYLIFALTDETYALLTTTKAPDEESKGIFYFYITVLDHSYWIMGSVLGAVLGSVLDLRLEGMTFVLTALFVVLTIEQYHASRSRFPFMAAMGAGVISLMLFSPDNMLLFSILIGTLILMAHEKFVQDDRDIRKIPDKDKDKDMEENP, from the coding sequence ATGAGCCAGCAGAGTGAAAGTCTCTTCACAAGCGCCCTCAAGACAACACTACCGGTCTTCCTGGGATATATTCCATTAGGTATGGCCTTTGGTTTCCTCCTCGAAGGAGCCGGTTACCACTGGATATATGCACCCCTAATGAGCATTTTCATCTATGCCGGAGCAGGCCAGTTCATTGCAGTTGCACTATTGGCAGCAGGTGCAGGACTCACAGAATTTGCTATCACAACACTGCTGATAAATCTCCGGCATTCTTTCTACGGTCTGTCTCTGCTGGAAAAGTTCTCCGGCGTTGGAAAGGTCAAAGCTTATCTTATCTTCGCTCTTACCGATGAGACCTATGCTCTTCTCACAACCACCAAAGCCCCGGATGAGGAGTCAAAGGGAATATTCTACTTCTACATAACTGTGCTTGACCACTCATACTGGATAATGGGCTCGGTTCTGGGAGCTGTACTTGGCTCAGTACTCGATCTCCGCCTGGAAGGAATGACCTTTGTTCTTACTGCACTGTTCGTAGTGCTGACCATTGAACAGTACCACGCGTCAAGGTCCCGTTTCCCGTTCATGGCAGCCATGGGTGCAGGCGTCATTTCACTTATGCTCTTCAGCCCTGACAATATGTTATTGTTCTCGATACTCATCGGCACCCTCATCCTGATGGCACATGAAAAGTTCGTTCAGGACGACCGTGATATTAGAAAGATCCCGGATAAGGATAAGGATAAGGATATGGAGGAGAATCCATGA